ATTCCTGCTCGCACTCGGCATTGCGCTGCGGGAACACCCGGGCATCGTTGCGCTTGCGGGCGACACGGACGGTGTCGACGGCATGAAGGCGATTGCCGGCGCCTACCTGGACCCATCCAGCCTGGTGCGGGCCCGTGCGCTCGGGCGCACGCCGCGCGAGGATCTTGCGCGACACGATGCACACGCGTTCTTCGCGGCGCTGGGCGATTCGCTCGTCACCGGGCCGACCCATACGAATGTGAATGATTTTCGTGCCATCCTCGTCCTCGACGAATCGCATGATTTCGCGAAATCGCTTGCGCAGCAGGACTAAGTCGTGCCTTACAATTGGCAACAAAGGACGGTTCGAAAACATTAGCGAGATGGCCACTTCACGGACGCGCGGACAACCGGTGCTGATCCTCGGCGCCGGGCGCGGCGGCACGGCCATGCTCGAGATGTTCCTCGAAGATGAACTGGTGCGCGTCGTCGGGATCGCCGACCGGATCGCGGACGCGTCGGCATTCCCGTTGGCGCGCAAGCACGGAATCCCCGTCTACCTCGACCCCGAAGAGGCTCTGCGCGCCTGCCGGAAGTTCGAGCACTGCATCGTCTACAACCTCACCCATGACGACTCCCTGACCGCAGTCGCCCATCAGGTTCTCGGTTACGCGGCAGCAACGGCCGGCCCGGAAGCCAAGCTCATCTGGCAGATGGTGACGAACCTGAAGCGCGTAAAGACCGAACTCGAATCGAGCCAGCGCCAACTCAAGGCGATCTTCGACCACGCGATGGACGGCATCATCACGGTCGACGAATCCGGCGCGATCCAGGGCTTCAATCCGGCAGCGGAGAGCATCTTCGGATACACCCAGGCGGAAGTACTGCGCAAGCCGCTCGATCTGCTGCTGCCTGCGGCCATCCAGGCCGACGGCACCGCCCCGATGCAACGCTTCCTGGCGCTCCAGGAACCGGCGGACGCGCGGGCGGCGCAACTGCTGGCGGTGCGCAAGAGCGGCGAAACCTTTCCGATCGAACTGTCGGCGTCGGAAATGGCGCTCGAGGGAAAGCGGTATTTCATCGGGATCGCGCGCGATATCACGGAGCGCAAACAGACCGAGGAACGCATCGAGCGCATGGCGCACCATGATTTTCTCACCGGCCTTGCCAATCGCGCGCTGTTTCGCGACCGGCTCGAGCAGGCGATCGCCCAGGCGGCGCGACAGGGAACGCGTCTCGCGGTCCTGTTTCTCGACCTCGACGGATTCAAGAGCGTCAACGACGCCGTCGGCCATGAGGCGGGCGACCAGCTGTTGTGCGACGTCGCCGCGCGCCTCCGGGGGATCGTGCGGGCCGCCGATTCGGTCGCACGCATCGGCGGCGACGAGTTCACGTTCATTCTCGGCAACCTGCGCGAGACGACCGATGCCGAGCGCGTGGCCCGCAAGATCGTCCAGGCGATTGCCGAACCTTTTGAAATCGGCAACAAGTTCTGGTCGATCGGCGCCAGCATCGGGATCGCGACCTACCCCGACGACGCGCAGGACTACGAAAGCCTGGTGAAGGCGGCCGACGCGGCGATGTACCAATCCAAGCGCAGCGGCAAGAGCACGTATACCTTTTTCGACGCGCGGACGCGCGAATAACGCGGCTACGCCACCTGCAGCACGATCTTCCCGACGTGCTCGCCGCGCTCCATCGCCGCGTGCGCCTGCGCGGCCTGTTCGAGCGGAAATACGCGATCAACCACCGGCCGGATTGCGCCGGTGTCGAGCAGCGGCCAGATGTGGTCGTGGAGCGCGCGCGCGATCGCTGCCTTCACGGCGACGGGGCGCGCGCGCAAGGTCGAACCCGTGATGGTCAGGCGCTTGATCATCACTTCCAGCAGGTCCAGCGTCGCCCTGGATCCCCCCATGGCATTGATCAGCACCAGGCGGCCGTCCTCGGCAAGAGCGGCGGTCTCGCGGGAAAGATAATCGCCACCCACCATGTCGAGGATCACGTCGACGCCGCGGCCCGCCGTGCGTTCGCGCACGACGGCGGCGAAGTCCTCGCGGCGGTAGTCGATCGCCCGCTCCGCCCCCAGGCGCTCGCAGGCCGCGCATTTCTCGGCGGTTCCCGCGGTCGCGAACACCCGGCATCCGAACGCCGTCGCGAACTGGATCGCCGCCACGCCGATCCCGCTGGCGCCGCCTTGTACCAGAATGCTTTCCCCGGGTTGCAGGCGGGCGCGATCGAAGACGTTACTCCATACCGTGAAATACGTCTCCGGCAGCGAGGCCGCTTCGATGTCCGTCAGCCCGTCCGGCACCGGCAGACACTGCAACGCGGGCGCGACGCAGTATTCGGCGTAGCCGCCGCCCGACACCAGCGCGCAGACACGGTCGCCCAGTGCCGGCAACGGCTCGGTCGCCGGGCCGATTGCGACGACCCGGCCCGAAACCTCCAGCCCCGGAATGTCGGTCACGCCGGGTGGCGGCGGATACCGCCCCTGTCGCTGAAAGATGTCGGGCCGGTTCACTCCCGCCGCAGCGACGCGGATCAGCACCTCGCCGGGGCCGGGGCGCGGGCGATCACGCTCGGCAAGCCGCAGCGCCTCCGGGCCGCCGGGGGCGGAGATTTCGATTGCCCGCATCCGCCCGCCTCCGCCCATGTCGGTCACCCGGTGTTGCGCAACCCTGCGGCCACGCCGTTGATCGAGATGTGGATGGCGCGGCGCGCGCGCTCGTCCAGATCGTTGCCGTCGACGCGATGCCGGCGAATGAGCTCGACCTGCAAATGGTTGAGCGGATCGATGTAGGGGAAGCGTGCACGGATCGAGTTGGCCAGCATCGGGTTGTCCTGCAGATTCGAGGAATACCCCAGGATGCCCAGCACATGCTGCGCCGTCCGCGCGTGCTCCGCTTCGATCGCCCCGAACACCGCATTGCGCAGCGCTTCGTCGGCGACGAGCCCGGCATATCGCGATCCGACGCCGACATCCATCTTCGCCAGAACCATGTCCATGTTCGACAACAGCGTCGCGAAGAAGGGCCATTCGCGCGCCATCCGCTGCAGCAGCGCCCAGCGCTCCGCGCGCGACTCCGGGTGCTCGTTGATCCATTCCTCGACCGCCGAGCCGAAACCGTACCAACCGGGAATCATCAGGCGACATTGTCCCCACGAAAATCCCCACGGAATCGCCCGCAGATCCTCGATCCGGTTGTCCGCCTTGTCGGTCCGCGGCCGGCTCGCCGGCCGACTGCCGATGTTGAGTTCGGCGATCTCGGCGATCGGCGTGGATGCGAAGAAGTATTCCGCGAATCCCGGCGTCTCGTACACCAGCCTGCGATATGCCTGGTAGGCCCGCGCGCTCAATGCCTCCATCGTGGCTTCAAAGCGCCGCAGCCGCTCGACATCCTTGCCGTTGTGCTCCAGCACCGGGGCAAAGCTTGCCTCCAGCGTGGCGGCGACGAGGATTTCGAGATTGCGCCGGCCGGTCTGCCGGCTGGAAAACTTGTTGGCAATGATCTCGCCCTGTTCGGTGATGCGGATCTGGCCATCGACCGTCCCGGGCGGCTGCGCCAGGATGGCATCGTAGGTCGGGCCGCCGCCCCGCCCGACGGTGCCGCCGCGGCCGTGGAACAGACGCAGGGGAATCCCGGCATCGCGGAACAGCGAGACGAGGGCGATCTCCGCCTTGTAGAGCTCCCAGTTCGACGTGAGAAAGCCGCCGTCCTTGTTGCTGTCGGAATATCCGAGCATGATCTCCTGCGCGCAGTTTGCGCCCTGCGGATAGAACCGCAAGGTGCCGCGTAGATCGAGGGCGGCGCGCATGATGTCCGGCGCGTTCCGGAGATCGCCGATCGTTTCGAACAGCGGGATGACGTGGAGGTCGACTTCCGCCGGCAGGCCGCGGCCGGCGGAGCGCGCCAACCCGGTCTCCTTGAGCAGGATCGCGACTTCGAGCAGGTCGGAAAGCGTCTCGGTGTGGGAGATGATGGTGTTGCGCACCGCGCGCTCGCCGTAGCGGCTGCGCAAGGTGCGCGCCATATCGAACACCGCCAGTTCCTTGTGGGTCTCGTCGGAGTATCGGCTGTACGGGGTGTGCAGCAGTCGCGGCTGGCCGATCTCGGCGAGCAGCAGCGCGATGCGTTCCGGTTCGGCCAACGCGCGGTAGTCCTCACATACCCCCGCGCCGCGCAGCAGTTCCGCGACCGTCCGTTCATGCACATCGGAACTCTGGCGCAGATCGACCGCCGCCAGATGGAATCCGAACACGTCGACCGCACGCAACAGGCCGCGCAACCGCGGCTTGATCAGCACCGAGCCCCGATGCCCGGCAAGCGAATCGGCAATGGTTCCAAGGTCGGCGGCGAACTCCTGCACCGACGCGTACGGCTGCGCATCGGCGACCTCCTCGCGCAGCACGGCCACCTGCCCAAGACTCCGCGCGGTCGCGGCCAGTCGTGCGTAGATTCCGGCCAGCGCACGGCGGTACGGCTCACCGTGCCGATGCGGGGAAAGCTGCGGCGAGTGCGCCGCCAACTCCAGCAAGGGCTCGCTCACCGGCGCCAGCAACGCGGAGATCGACAACTCGTCGCCCAACGCATGCACTTCCTCGAGGTAGTGCTGCAGCGCCATCGCCGCCTGGCGGTCGAGCGCCCGCGCGAGCGTCGCGGCATCGACGTTGGGATTGCCGTCGCGGTCCCCGCCGATCCACGACCCCATCTGCAGGAACGGCGCAAACCGGGGGCCGACTTCGGCCGCCTCGCCCCGTCCCACGCACAGGCGATCCTCCAGATCCCCATACAGGCGCGGGATCTCGCTCAGAAACGTCAGCCGGTAATAGGAGAGCACCGTCTCGATCTCGTCGGCAACCGAAAGCCGGGCATCGCGCAGCATGCGGGTCTGCCAGAGAACCGTGACGCAGGAACGGATGCGTTCTTCGTTGACCGTGCGCTCCCGAGGCGTGAGCGGTCCGCCCCGCTCGATCAGGAGGCGTTCGACTTCCCGTTCGGTATCCAGGATGCTCTTGCGCTGCACTTCCGTGGGATGGGCGGTCAGCACCGGCACGATCAGGGCGCGGTCGAAAAACTCCGCCACCGCCTCCTCGGACACCCCCGCGCCCTCGAGCCGCGTGAGGGCATAGTCGATGCTGCCGCGCTCGGCAGGCTCCTGCGCCAGTTCCCGCGCCCGCTGGGTGCGGATCGAGTGCAGATCTTCCGCAATGTTCGCAAGATGCGAGAAATAGCTGAACGCACGCACCACCGAATTGGTCTGGATCGGGGTGAGCCGATTGAGCAGGCGGCTCATCTGCGCGCCGGCGTCGGGGTCCGTGCCGCGGCGGAACTGCACGGCAAGCCGGCGCACGGTCTCCACCAGGTCGAAGATCTCCTGGCCCGCCTGTTCGCGGATCACATCGCCGAGGATCCGCCCGAGGAAACGGATGTCTTCCCGCAACGGGTCAACCCCGAGGCCGGCGTCGGACCTGGATTCGGCCCCATCGGGCGCAGTCGTCATGAAGCCGGACTCTTTCATTCGGGGATATCCGCAACGGAAAAAGGGAAACCCTTAATTTTACAAGATGCCACGCACTCCGGTCAGAGTCGCTCGAAAACACCCGCCGCACCCATCCCGGTGCCGACGCACATCGTCACCATGCCGTAGCGCAGGTTCCGGCGACGCAGGCCGTGCACCAGCGTGGCAGCACGGACTGCCCCGGTCGCACCGAGCGGGTGGCCCAGGGCGATCGCCCCACCCAAGGGGTTGACCCGCTCCGCGTCCAGTTCGAGCGTCTGCATCACCGCGATCGACTGCGCGGCGAACGCCTCATTGAGTTCGATCCATCCGAGCTCGTCCTGTTGCAGCCCGGCGGCCCGTAGCGCGGCGGGAATCGCCTCCACGGGACCGATACCCATGATCTCCGGCGGCACGCCGCGCACCGCAAAGGAAAGGAACCGTGCCAGCGGCGCAAGGTTGAAGCGCCGCAACGCCGAATCGCTCACCAGGATCAACGCCGCCGCACCGTCGGACATCTGCGAACTGTTTCCCGCGGTCACGCTGCCCTGGGCGGCAAACGCCGGCTTCAGACGGGCAAGCGCCTCCAGACTGGTGTCGACGCGCGGTCCCTCATCCGCTTCCAGGCGTCGGTGACGCTGCGTCACCTCCCCGGTTGCAAGCTCGGGCACGCGATCGATCACGTCGAGCGGCGTGATCTCGTCCCGGAATTCGCCGCGCTGCTGCGCCATGACGGCGCGCTCATGCGAGGTCAGGGCGAACCGGTCCTGCGCTTCGCGGGGGACCTTCCACTGCGCAGCCACCCGCTCCGCCGTCAGCCCCATGCCGAACGCAATGCCCAGATTGTCGTCCTCGAACAAGCGCGGGTTGTAGGAGGGCTTGTTACCGCCCATCGGCACCATGCTCATCGACTCGACGCCGCCCGCCAGAACGACGTCGGCTTCGCCCACCCGGATGCGATCCGCAGCCATCGCCACCGCATTGAGTCCCGACGCGCAAAACCGGTTGACCGTACACCCCGCCGTGGATTTGGGCAGGCCGGCGTACAACACCGCGGCGCGCGCGACATTCAATCCTTGCTCCGCCTCGGGCATGGCGCAGCCGATCAGGGCGTCCTCGACGGCAGCGGGATCCAGGCCGGGAACGGCCGCAAGCGCCCCGCGGATCGCGGCGACCAGCAGATCGTCGGGGCGCGTGTTGCGCAGCACCCCGCGCGGCGCCTTGCCGATGGGCGTGCGGGTCGCGGCGACGATGTAGGCGTCCTGGACATGCCGATTCATGGAATTCCCCTTAATTCCGCACCGGCTTGCCGGTCTGCAGAAAGCCCATCAGCCGCTCCTGCGTCCTGGGATGCGCGAGCAGCGGAACGAAGTGCCTGCGCTCCTGTTCGAGGAACCAGTCCTCGTCGACCAGGGCGCCCGCGTCGAGGTCGCCGCCGCACAGGACTTCCGCGATCTGCGCAGCGAGATGGAAGTCGTGTTCGCTCGCGAAACCGCCTTCGCGCAGGTTCGCCGCGAACGCCTTCAAGGTTGCCAGCGCCGAACGGCCCGCGGCGGCAAACCGCCGCCCGCGCAACGGCGGCCGGTACCCCGTGGCATGCAGGGTAAACGCCTCGAAGATCGCCGTCCACAGCAATTCCTGCGGATGGAACACCACGGTATCGGACGGCAGGAGATATCCCATCCGGCGCGCCTCATAGGCGGACGTCGCGACCTTCGCCGTCGCCGCGTTCTCGAACCAGTGGCGCAGGAACGGCAGCAGATCCGCGCTTCCGACCGCCGATGCCGCGGCAGCCGCGCGCATGGCCCCCTCCTTCAAGCCGCCAGCGCCCGGGACGAGCCCGACCCCGACCTCCACCAGGCCGACGTACGATTCAAACGCGGCCACCCGCTTGGCACAGTGCAACAGCAGCTCGCAACCGCCGCCCAGCGCCATGCCGCGCACCGCGGCGATGACCGGCACCTGGGCGTATTTCACGGCCAGGAACGCCTCCTGCATCTGCCGCTGCAACTCGCCGATGGCCGGCGGGCCGCCGTGCAGGAACGCCGGCAGCATCCCCTGCAGGTCGGCCCCGGCGGAGAACGGTTCCTCCGGCGACCAGATCACCAGCCCGCGATAGCGTGCCTCGGCCAGCGCCACCGCCTTGGCCAGTCCGGCGATGACGCCGGGCCCCATCGCATGCACCTTGGTCTTGATCGAAAACACCAGCACTTCGGCGGGCATGCCCCCTTCGAGGTGCCAGATCCGACACGACTCGTCTTCATGCTGCGTGATCCCGCTCGCCATCGGCGAAGGCGATCCGTCTCCCACCACCGTGGGGCGGAAAAGCTGCCGGCGGTGGATTGGAAGGTCGTCGCGGACGACGAATGCCTCGTGCGCCGGGCTCCACGAACCCTCGGGCGTATGCACCGCCTGCGCGTCGGCCACCGGACCCTCGAAAACCCACGCCGGCAGGGGTGCGTCGGACATCGCCTCGCCGGCATCGATAT
This genomic window from Burkholderiales bacterium GJ-E10 contains:
- a CDS encoding diguanylate cyclase with PAS/PAC sensor, with the protein product MLILGAGRGGTAMLEMFLEDELVRVVGIADRIADASAFPLARKHGIPVYLDPEEALRACRKFEHCIVYNLTHDDSLTAVAHQVLGYAAATAGPEAKLIWQMVTNLKRVKTELESSQRQLKAIFDHAMDGIITVDESGAIQGFNPAAESIFGYTQAEVLRKPLDLLLPAAIQADGTAPMQRFLALQEPADARAAQLLAVRKSGETFPIELSASEMALEGKRYFIGIARDITERKQTEERIERMAHHDFLTGLANRALFRDRLEQAIAQAARQGTRLAVLFLDLDGFKSVNDAVGHEAGDQLLCDVAARLRGIVRAADSVARIGGDEFTFILGNLRETTDAERVARKIVQAIAEPFEIGNKFWSIGASIGIATYPDDAQDYESLVKAADAAMYQSKRSGKSTYTFFDARTRE
- a CDS encoding quinone oxidoreductase; this translates as MRAIEISAPGGPEALRLAERDRPRPGPGEVLIRVAAAGVNRPDIFQRQGRYPPPPGVTDIPGLEVSGRVVAIGPATEPLPALGDRVCALVSGGGYAEYCVAPALQCLPVPDGLTDIEAASLPETYFTVWSNVFDRARLQPGESILVQGGASGIGVAAIQFATAFGCRVFATAGTAEKCAACERLGAERAIDYRREDFAAVVRERTAGRGVDVILDMVGGDYLSRETAALAEDGRLVLINAMGGSRATLDLLEVMIKRLTITGSTLRARPVAVKAAIARALHDHIWPLLDTGAIRPVVDRVFPLEQAAQAHAAMERGEHVGKIVLQVA
- a CDS encoding phosphoenolpyruvate carboxylase produces the protein MKESGFMTTAPDGAESRSDAGLGVDPLREDIRFLGRILGDVIREQAGQEIFDLVETVRRLAVQFRRGTDPDAGAQMSRLLNRLTPIQTNSVVRAFSYFSHLANIAEDLHSIRTQRARELAQEPAERGSIDYALTRLEGAGVSEEAVAEFFDRALIVPVLTAHPTEVQRKSILDTEREVERLLIERGGPLTPRERTVNEERIRSCVTVLWQTRMLRDARLSVADEIETVLSYYRLTFLSEIPRLYGDLEDRLCVGRGEAAEVGPRFAPFLQMGSWIGGDRDGNPNVDAATLARALDRQAAMALQHYLEEVHALGDELSISALLAPVSEPLLELAAHSPQLSPHRHGEPYRRALAGIYARLAATARSLGQVAVLREEVADAQPYASVQEFAADLGTIADSLAGHRGSVLIKPRLRGLLRAVDVFGFHLAAVDLRQSSDVHERTVAELLRGAGVCEDYRALAEPERIALLLAEIGQPRLLHTPYSRYSDETHKELAVFDMARTLRSRYGERAVRNTIISHTETLSDLLEVAILLKETGLARSAGRGLPAEVDLHVIPLFETIGDLRNAPDIMRAALDLRGTLRFYPQGANCAQEIMLGYSDSNKDGGFLTSNWELYKAEIALVSLFRDAGIPLRLFHGRGGTVGRGGGPTYDAILAQPPGTVDGQIRITEQGEIIANKFSSRQTGRRNLEILVAATLEASFAPVLEHNGKDVERLRRFEATMEALSARAYQAYRRLVYETPGFAEYFFASTPIAEIAELNIGSRPASRPRTDKADNRIEDLRAIPWGFSWGQCRLMIPGWYGFGSAVEEWINEHPESRAERWALLQRMAREWPFFATLLSNMDMVLAKMDVGVGSRYAGLVADEALRNAVFGAIEAEHARTAQHVLGILGYSSNLQDNPMLANSIRARFPYIDPLNHLQVELIRRHRVDGNDLDERARRAIHISINGVAAGLRNTG
- a CDS encoding acetyl-CoA acetyltransferase, producing MNRHVQDAYIVAATRTPIGKAPRGVLRNTRPDDLLVAAIRGALAAVPGLDPAAVEDALIGCAMPEAEQGLNVARAAVLYAGLPKSTAGCTVNRFCASGLNAVAMAADRIRVGEADVVLAGGVESMSMVPMGGNKPSYNPRLFEDDNLGIAFGMGLTAERVAAQWKVPREAQDRFALTSHERAVMAQQRGEFRDEITPLDVIDRVPELATGEVTQRHRRLEADEGPRVDTSLEALARLKPAFAAQGSVTAGNSSQMSDGAAALILVSDSALRRFNLAPLARFLSFAVRGVPPEIMGIGPVEAIPAALRAAGLQQDELGWIELNEAFAAQSIAVMQTLELDAERVNPLGGAIALGHPLGATGAVRAATLVHGLRRRNLRYGMVTMCVGTGMGAAGVFERL